The Nitrososphaerota archaeon genome has a segment encoding these proteins:
- a CDS encoding helix-turn-helix domain-containing protein: MSDEAAGIGKLLDILGNETRRRILEVLADEPKYFIQLSRELGVSQQAVLKHLTLLEDAGLITSFRAKSELAAPDRKYYRLNRSLYLSIGIMGDAVELALKEIRNQERLERVQQNDVVKRFRADSQSILEETDNSSIIGRAENLLNELDSRVERLEEEKIALLAIKEEIMQMAHRAIRESLEEDLHRRIMYQMFGRESVTIDELAEILNTREKEIRAAVDTISGRFVVRITE, encoded by the coding sequence ATGTCTGACGAAGCAGCAGGTATAGGAAAGCTTCTGGACATATTGGGGAATGAAACTAGAAGGCGTATACTAGAAGTTCTTGCCGACGAACCGAAATATTTCATACAGCTCTCGAGAGAGCTTGGAGTAAGCCAGCAAGCAGTCCTGAAGCACCTTACATTGCTCGAGGATGCAGGATTGATAACGTCGTTTAGAGCAAAGAGCGAACTTGCGGCTCCTGACAGGAAATACTACAGGCTAAACCGGTCACTGTATCTTTCTATTGGCATAATGGGGGATGCGGTTGAACTTGCCCTGAAAGAGATAAGAAATCAAGAGAGGTTAGAAAGAGTCCAGCAGAATGATGTTGTCAAGAGGTTCAGAGCTGATTCACAGAGCATTTTGGAAGAAACCGACAACTCATCTATAATCGGGAGAGCGGAGAATCTCTTAAACGAACTCGATTCAAGAGTGGAGAGGCTTGAAGAAGAGAAGATTGCTCTGCTTGCAATAAAGGAAGAGATCATGCAAATGGCTCACAGAGCGATAAGAGAGTCGTTGGAGGAAGACCTTCACAGGAGGATAATGTATCAGATGTTTGGAAGGGAGAGTGTAACAATTGATGAACTTGCAGAGATACTCAACACCAGAGAGAAGGAGATCAGGGCAGCGGTTGACACGATAAGCGGCCGTTTTGTTGTCAGGATAACCGAGTAA
- a CDS encoding methyltransferase produces the protein MKIPSAETRLLFAFSISGMAALSHEVVWTRLMVLIFGSTVYAVSTILTAFMAGLAFGSYYMGKKVINYKNLYALFGVVELGIGIYGIIFPQILPYMQYPYVLLFKVLGGSFILFQTAQIFIYLVLLLVPTFLMGSTFPILSKIVVTDLDSTGKKIGFLYSSNSIGSMIGPVISGFFLIPVIGIRYTALVAGILNISIGLTFLLTAAKTNKRALAAIPIAFLVASAGYAAYQNPMKTINFYYVPILHNFAEVDEFLRAQDTIFYKEGLYSTVEVVKIGETLSLKIDGRIDASTSMRDMSTQQLLAYLPSLLYNNPEKVLNIGLGGGFTVGALKNLNVTIDIVEIDEAVVESNEKIFKPYNNDALNYGKMQLYITDARNFLLTSDKKWDIIISEPSNPVTSSVNHLFTKEFFVLAKQHLNDGGILAQWFPNDGSISEREYKIIMKTLLSEFPYVSIWDVSSEGRLTNTIMIASLEPHSTTVAGFPNRAVEADMTKIGINSLAQLNSRLVCDPNGSKKFVEDAKMMNLDDLPIIEFLVPRNYFGEGKRLTQMCIGVN, from the coding sequence ATGAAAATCCCCAGTGCTGAAACTAGGCTGCTGTTCGCATTTAGTATCTCTGGCATGGCCGCTCTTTCGCACGAAGTAGTCTGGACAAGGCTAATGGTTTTGATATTCGGCTCAACGGTTTATGCGGTAAGTACCATTCTCACTGCTTTCATGGCGGGTCTCGCCTTTGGGAGCTATTATATGGGAAAAAAGGTCATAAACTACAAAAACCTATACGCCCTGTTTGGCGTCGTCGAACTTGGTATAGGAATCTACGGCATAATCTTTCCACAAATCCTTCCCTATATGCAGTACCCCTATGTTTTGCTGTTCAAGGTTCTTGGAGGCTCGTTCATCCTATTCCAGACTGCTCAAATTTTCATATATCTGGTCCTACTCCTTGTGCCGACCTTCCTTATGGGGTCTACATTTCCTATTCTCAGCAAGATCGTGGTCACAGACCTTGATTCCACAGGGAAGAAGATAGGCTTTCTCTATTCCTCGAATTCTATTGGCTCGATGATAGGGCCGGTAATCTCTGGTTTCTTTCTTATACCTGTCATTGGAATCAGGTACACTGCACTTGTAGCTGGAATTCTGAACATCAGCATTGGGCTTACATTTCTACTTACAGCCGCAAAAACCAACAAAAGAGCTCTTGCCGCAATTCCGATAGCATTTCTAGTGGCTTCTGCGGGCTACGCTGCATATCAGAATCCCATGAAGACGATAAACTTCTATTATGTGCCTATACTGCATAACTTTGCCGAGGTAGACGAGTTTCTTCGCGCCCAAGATACGATATTCTACAAGGAAGGTCTTTACAGCACTGTGGAGGTTGTAAAGATAGGTGAAACCCTTTCTCTGAAGATTGACGGAAGGATTGATGCAAGCACTTCAATGAGGGACATGTCCACGCAACAACTTCTTGCTTATCTTCCTTCGTTGCTTTACAATAATCCTGAGAAGGTGCTCAATATAGGGCTTGGGGGAGGCTTCACGGTTGGAGCGCTCAAGAATTTGAACGTCACCATAGACATAGTTGAAATAGACGAGGCTGTAGTCGAATCCAATGAAAAGATCTTCAAACCCTATAATAACGACGCCCTGAATTATGGAAAGATGCAACTGTACATTACCGACGCAAGAAACTTTCTGCTGACATCTGACAAAAAGTGGGACATAATAATTTCCGAACCCTCAAACCCTGTGACATCCTCAGTTAATCACCTCTTTACAAAGGAATTTTTTGTACTTGCTAAGCAGCACTTGAATGATGGCGGCATTCTGGCTCAATGGTTCCCCAACGATGGAAGTATCTCTGAAAGAGAATACAAAATCATAATGAAGACTTTGCTGTCAGAATTCCCTTATGTCTCCATCTGGGACGTTTCTTCTGAAGGCAGGCTTACCAATACCATAATGATAGCATCACTCGAACCGCACTCTACAACTGTAGCTGGCTTTCCGAATAGGGCCGTTGAAGCAGACATGACTAAGATAGGAATTAATAGTCTCGCTCAGCTCAATTCCAGATTGGTCTGCGATCCAAATGGTTCGAAGAAGTTTGTTGAAGACGCCAAAATGATGAACCTTGACGATCTGCCAATAATAGAATTTCTTGTACCGAGAAACTACTTCGGTGAGGGGAAGAGACTCACTCAGATGTGCATAGGGGTAAACTAG
- a CDS encoding YjbQ family protein: MEVYSEEIQIPTGSGINPVNITEKIQAVARKSGISAGACFVYSMHTTAAVIVNENEPGLLKDIAAKLTHDFPKNAGWEHDRHDNNAHAHLAATYVGISKVVPVEDGKIKLGTWQSIFLLELDGPRTRSVFVQIIGVGESD; encoded by the coding sequence ATGGAAGTTTATTCAGAAGAGATTCAGATTCCAACTGGCAGCGGCATCAACCCGGTAAACATTACTGAAAAGATTCAAGCAGTAGCTAGGAAGAGCGGAATCTCTGCCGGGGCGTGCTTTGTGTATTCTATGCACACTACCGCCGCTGTAATTGTCAATGAGAACGAACCAGGTCTCTTGAAGGATATAGCTGCAAAGCTTACCCACGACTTTCCAAAAAATGCTGGCTGGGAACATGACAGGCACGATAACAATGCGCATGCACACCTTGCAGCAACATACGTAGGAATCTCAAAGGTTGTTCCTGTTGAAGACGGAAAGATCAAGCTTGGGACATGGCAGTCGATATTTCTTCTAGAGCTTGATGGTCCGCGCACAAGATCGGTTTTCGTACAAATCATTGGAGTCGGGGAGAGCGACTAG
- the polX gene encoding DNA polymerase/3'-5' exonuclease PolX, which yields MKNSEIAKIFYHLALFEEMKDEFFKARAYDKAARMIEGHDREIEDVYRGGGLEALQEIESIGKAISEKIEEILKTGRLRLYEEHKKEFPIDLDGLTSLEGIGPKTIKALYQKLNVKTIEDLEKIIAEGKLKKLPGFGEKKERQIRKSIEFFKQGRGRFLLGEMLLGLRNIESRLKRHPAAQDAMLCGSARRMKETIGDADFLVVSDAPDKVMDFFVTLPEVVHVYSKGTTKSNVRLSSGIDADLRIVGKESFGAAMQYFTGNKDHNVVLRSMAIMKGWKLNEYGIYEGERQIAGKSEEEIYRVLGLDYIPPEMRENNGEIDLASSKKLPKLIEYGSLKGDLQVQTNYTDGLNSIEEMADAAKKIGLEYIAITDHTKSLGVAGGLDEERIADQGKHIDAINKNLEGFRILKGAEVNILKDGTLDIADTTLKELDVVGASVHSAFDLPKEEQTRRVLKAVENPNVDILFHPTGRLINKRAPYEIDIEKIIEKCSDVGTILEINAYPDRLDLKDDYIRKAVQIGAKLCINSDAHSTSHFQYLEYGIGQARRGWVSAEDMVNTFAVNSFLASLKH from the coding sequence ATGAAGAATTCCGAAATTGCAAAGATCTTCTACCACCTTGCACTCTTTGAAGAAATGAAGGACGAGTTCTTCAAAGCAAGGGCATACGACAAGGCAGCAAGGATGATCGAGGGCCATGACAGGGAAATTGAGGATGTGTATCGAGGTGGAGGTCTAGAAGCTCTGCAGGAGATCGAGAGTATAGGCAAGGCAATTTCCGAGAAGATTGAAGAAATCCTGAAGACCGGCCGCCTGCGTCTTTATGAAGAACACAAGAAAGAATTTCCAATTGATCTTGACGGCCTAACTTCCCTTGAAGGTATAGGGCCAAAGACGATCAAGGCGTTATATCAAAAACTCAATGTCAAAACAATCGAAGACCTTGAAAAGATAATTGCTGAAGGGAAACTCAAAAAACTGCCAGGATTCGGCGAGAAAAAGGAACGACAAATACGCAAGTCGATAGAATTCTTTAAGCAGGGCAGAGGGCGCTTCCTCCTTGGCGAGATGCTCCTTGGTTTAAGAAACATAGAATCCCGTCTGAAGAGACATCCAGCAGCACAAGATGCAATGCTCTGTGGCTCAGCAAGAAGGATGAAGGAAACTATCGGGGATGCAGACTTTCTGGTCGTATCGGATGCCCCTGATAAGGTCATGGATTTTTTTGTGACACTTCCCGAAGTGGTTCATGTCTACAGTAAGGGCACAACGAAATCCAATGTCAGGCTTTCTTCTGGCATAGACGCAGATTTGAGAATAGTTGGAAAGGAGAGTTTTGGTGCCGCGATGCAGTATTTTACTGGCAACAAAGACCACAACGTCGTGCTTAGAAGCATGGCCATAATGAAAGGCTGGAAACTCAACGAATATGGCATCTACGAGGGGGAGAGGCAGATAGCAGGCAAGAGCGAGGAGGAGATTTACAGGGTTCTAGGCCTTGACTATATACCACCAGAAATGCGGGAAAACAATGGCGAGATTGATCTAGCATCCAGCAAGAAACTTCCCAAACTGATAGAGTATGGTTCGCTCAAAGGCGACTTGCAGGTGCAGACAAATTATACCGATGGTTTGAATTCTATCGAAGAAATGGCTGACGCTGCAAAGAAAATAGGGCTTGAATACATAGCAATTACAGATCACACGAAATCCCTTGGAGTGGCTGGAGGGCTTGATGAAGAGAGAATTGCAGATCAGGGGAAGCATATTGATGCTATTAACAAAAACCTTGAAGGTTTCAGAATCTTGAAGGGTGCAGAGGTCAACATCCTCAAAGACGGCACTCTGGACATTGCAGACACGACGCTAAAAGAATTGGACGTTGTTGGAGCATCGGTACATTCTGCATTTGACCTTCCAAAAGAGGAGCAGACTAGGAGGGTTCTGAAGGCAGTCGAGAACCCCAATGTGGACATACTGTTTCACCCCACTGGTAGGTTGATCAATAAGAGAGCTCCCTATGAGATCGATATTGAAAAGATCATAGAAAAGTGCAGTGATGTTGGCACGATTCTTGAAATAAATGCGTATCCTGACAGGCTAGACCTTAAGGATGATTACATTAGAAAAGCGGTTCAAATTGGCGCTAAACTCTGCATAAACTCGGACGCTCACTCAACTTCGCACTTTCAATATTTGGAATATGGAATAGGGCAGGCTAGGAGAGGTTGGGTCTCGGCCGAAGATATGGTGAACACTTTTGCTGTAAATAGTTTCTTGGCCAGTTTGAAACATTAA
- a CDS encoding transcriptional regulator: MLDLTSRVYKVVVEHGKNGVLQSELWKELDLTSRDGSRIAIRLEKRGMIRRIRVLQGGRWTYKLTPLRFPVQIKSIEEAPCITCPDEERCSPGGVVTPNTCVLVENWVMNDFKLLTIPTSN, translated from the coding sequence TTGCTAGACCTTACATCCCGTGTTTACAAGGTAGTTGTAGAGCATGGAAAGAACGGAGTGCTACAGAGTGAGCTGTGGAAGGAACTCGACCTTACGAGCAGGGATGGCTCAAGGATTGCAATACGTTTAGAGAAGCGTGGCATGATAAGGAGGATAAGGGTATTGCAAGGCGGCAGGTGGACTTACAAGCTCACACCGTTGCGCTTCCCTGTCCAGATAAAATCCATAGAAGAGGCTCCCTGCATAACATGTCCAGACGAAGAGAGATGCTCTCCCGGCGGCGTGGTCACACCTAACACATGCGTACTTGTGGAGAACTGGGTCATGAATGATTTCAAGCTTTTAACCATTCCCACGAGCAATTAA
- a CDS encoding RlmE family RNA methyltransferase, whose translation MRLSEAKKDHYRKLAKEEGYSSRASYKLIQIQAKYRVLKPNSCVIDFGCAPGGWLEVASKEVGDGYVIGIDKKPVKTQLENTKILTIDVYDSDAESKILAILPRKVDVVLSDLAPNISGIWEVDHAKQIDLCRRVIEFLPKILTRGGSIVLKVFEGPDLKEFVNQVAKSFEYLNIAKPSASRSASSELYVVGKNYSG comes from the coding sequence ATGCGGTTAAGCGAAGCCAAAAAAGACCATTATCGCAAATTAGCCAAGGAGGAGGGCTACAGCAGTAGAGCGTCATACAAACTCATACAGATTCAAGCAAAATACAGAGTGTTGAAACCCAATTCTTGTGTGATAGACTTTGGCTGTGCCCCGGGTGGCTGGCTAGAAGTTGCCTCCAAGGAGGTCGGCGACGGATATGTGATAGGAATCGATAAAAAACCTGTAAAGACACAGCTTGAAAATACAAAAATTCTGACAATAGATGTCTATGATTCTGATGCTGAGTCCAAGATTCTTGCAATTCTACCAAGGAAGGTAGACGTTGTGCTTTCTGATTTAGCTCCAAACATATCAGGCATCTGGGAAGTAGATCATGCAAAGCAGATAGACCTCTGCAGAAGAGTAATTGAATTCTTGCCCAAAATTTTAACCAGAGGAGGCTCTATTGTCTTGAAGGTCTTTGAAGGCCCTGATCTCAAGGAATTTGTAAATCAAGTTGCCAAAAGTTTTGAATATTTGAATATCGCAAAGCCCTCTGCGAGCAGAAGCGCTAGCAGCGAACTATATGTAGTGGGTAAGAACTACTCAGGCTGA
- a CDS encoding 30S ribosomal protein S8e produces the protein MPRAIENLRKRKKTGGRRVAHRKRRAFERDYYPAETELGEVSILKRRVRGGNAKVALTNVNFANVVDSSTGKVQKSKIVSVIDNPSNRDYSRRKVITKGTILETELGKAKVVSRPGQHGVVNAVLMK, from the coding sequence ATGCCGAGGGCAATAGAAAATCTACGGAAGAGGAAGAAGACTGGAGGGCGCAGGGTAGCCCACAGGAAGAGGAGGGCATTTGAGAGAGATTACTATCCTGCAGAAACAGAGCTTGGAGAGGTTAGCATCCTAAAAAGAAGGGTAAGGGGCGGCAACGCAAAGGTCGCTCTGACTAACGTGAATTTTGCCAATGTGGTTGATTCGTCAACTGGAAAAGTGCAGAAATCCAAGATAGTTAGTGTTATCGATAACCCTTCAAACAGAGACTATTCTCGAAGGAAGGTCATTACGAAGGGCACCATACTTGAAACCGAGCTTGGCAAGGCCAAAGTAGTTTCGCGACCAGGCCAGCACGGAGTAGTCAATGCTGTTCTGATGAAGTAG
- a CDS encoding DUF91 domain-containing protein translates to MRKTLGKVEEGLRYVSSFLSVGTGIIDTLAIDDENNPVIIEFKAEGDFDKDALIQLMNYYSWFAEDESRLSFLKNVISKAGIAVDYLGEIKLMAVVSNLTDEAKNACFALEPRMKTISYSIVENSGGKHIVVPNIEIDTSIVRRSIREPKTEQDHLRSHENLVPIYKELKDRILKEIDPKVIFNAALQGYIGINAANSFGWAHFKKNWIRLDLWVTPDEVRNSQRYTHWKGSELGYIHLRSTVDVDQELISWIRMAYNKAK, encoded by the coding sequence TTGAGAAAGACCTTGGGCAAGGTTGAGGAGGGGCTTCGATATGTCAGTTCATTTCTTTCCGTAGGGACAGGAATTATTGATACTCTGGCTATTGATGATGAGAATAATCCCGTTATAATAGAATTCAAAGCTGAAGGCGATTTTGACAAAGATGCTCTAATTCAATTGATGAACTATTATAGTTGGTTCGCCGAGGATGAGTCAAGACTTTCGTTCCTCAAGAATGTAATCAGCAAAGCAGGGATTGCGGTAGACTACCTTGGTGAAATAAAGCTTATGGCGGTTGTAAGCAATCTAACTGACGAGGCAAAGAATGCTTGTTTTGCGCTTGAACCAAGAATGAAAACCATTTCTTATTCGATAGTAGAAAACTCCGGCGGTAAACACATAGTTGTGCCGAACATTGAAATCGATACGAGCATTGTCAGACGCTCAATCAGAGAGCCAAAGACTGAGCAGGACCATCTAAGGAGCCATGAAAATCTGGTGCCAATTTACAAGGAATTGAAGGACCGAATACTGAAAGAGATAGACCCGAAAGTAATCTTCAATGCAGCCCTACAGGGTTACATCGGGATAAATGCTGCCAATTCATTCGGCTGGGCGCATTTCAAAAAGAATTGGATTAGGTTAGATCTCTGGGTTACACCCGATGAAGTTAGGAATAGTCAACGTTACACACATTGGAAAGGGTCTGAGTTGGGCTACATCCATTTGCGTTCAACAGTAGATGTAGATCAAGAGCTGATTTCATGGATTCGAATGGCATACAACAAAGCCAAGTAA
- a CDS encoding SMC-Scp complex subunit ScpB, with product MSEESARSRIEAALYAAGRPLTSEELARAAGLTSKRKALQIARKIIQDVNTTFSAIQLVEMPSEKFVLQLKSEFNSVARRFASRALLPDAAMKTLSYVAFFQPISAQQISERRGPQAYQHLKLLEQLDFVESEPQGRTRIYRTTESFANYFGLSTDYSVMKQQLSRFAPAKPGGPELRPPS from the coding sequence GTGTCTGAAGAAAGTGCAAGAAGTCGCATTGAAGCGGCCCTCTACGCTGCGGGAAGGCCTCTGACATCGGAAGAACTTGCAAGGGCTGCTGGTTTAACATCCAAGAGGAAAGCTTTGCAGATCGCGCGCAAAATCATTCAGGATGTTAATACTACATTCTCAGCGATCCAGTTGGTCGAAATGCCAAGCGAAAAGTTCGTCCTGCAGTTAAAGTCAGAATTCAACAGCGTTGCAAGGAGGTTCGCTTCAAGAGCTTTGCTGCCAGACGCTGCAATGAAGACACTGTCATATGTTGCATTCTTCCAGCCAATTTCAGCACAGCAGATATCTGAACGCAGAGGGCCTCAGGCATATCAGCATCTAAAACTGTTGGAGCAGCTTGATTTTGTCGAATCCGAGCCTCAAGGAAGGACAAGAATTTACAGAACCACGGAGAGCTTTGCAAACTACTTCGGCCTGAGCACTGATTATTCCGTCATGAAACAACAATTATCAAGATTTGCTCCAGCGAAGCCCGGAGGGCCTGAACTAAGGCCTCCTAGTTGA
- a CDS encoding chromosome segregation protein SMC, whose amino-acid sequence MVYIKKLEVKGFKSFGNRNVAIQLDRGLIGVTGPNGSGKSNIIDSIIFGLGQNSPRALRVNRLPSLIYDGGETKADLVRVTITLDNSDRLIAIDNDSVVITRELRSTGESAYYLNGKRVQKGTLAETLDLAMINPDGINFVPQGLVTRLSELTPEEKRGLIEEIVGVSQFDDKKAQAIKQLDIADVNLKIALARLGEIKSRVDSLEGERNDELRLRFLEDEINWVKAVLASKRLAEAIAKSKAKQNDVKDLKQRQVELEEKLEQTGEEVAKAEDEKNEFFATYVEGKGGKPVEVQIAVARATNELERTKQGLEESSRTIVRIEESLPYLNQMRTERTAEIETARRRVAELSEEIAELDTVKTAQQSENLSLEEERGDLLADLQGETEKLAKLEEKNRRYNEALAKVSLRIADFETKQIGLKEKLSSLETKSKFLNDTLTSFQNTLQELERVKEVQVRELESLEGTNNSAQQRKESLERETEKAIEILQRASETLVKYESQRLVADKIVGEEITLAKLQELANSGALSGYLGRVSELLKWEKTWEKAVRAAGRSWFNSAVVEDLPSLVRTVEAIKRLKLGRITIIPLSEVVDAEKASPPKEGEVMGSVTEFVRGSGIPRGLVNFIFGDAILVKNTKSAYALAKQGYRTVTPNGDLFETGGSAFDTGRISEVSSIAEFVVDDESQNAMKEALASLQSSISKRKQNLESLKKQTKELDIERIKKAESLGNLAANLTNIKGFLSRYQKLASSQHKQIERAQKSFNAVSQKLQSHLNSKNVIETKIAEVRSVIDDNSIQSLKDKIQDIDDSRVRLNQSIDGLRVRALDLQNQLARANGNLEANLEPTLRRLEEEIRQQQEELERRKNLIESLNKAKEALEAELAHLKGQESEAIEASRRLGPILDSFEERLRELRRKREAVVRSIANAEKDILAAYKELERLTEGESACRGELSLYGFSEPLEYFESSQILLPSLTNEYESLRNSVNLKADTDYRQIYVGYRDVSKRRNQLENERNAIVKFIQDVDTEKKQVFMEAFTKIDRELRGIFSRITAGSAWLELETPDDVFNTGVYLMTQFPGKIPRESGLVSGGEKTVSALSLILAIQAVNPAPFYIFDEIDAHLDAVNSDKLAELLKERAANSQIVIVSLKDSLLSRADLMFGVYMQSGVSQMVRYQQKIEVAQRTGRAES is encoded by the coding sequence TTGGTCTATATCAAGAAGCTCGAAGTCAAAGGTTTCAAGTCCTTCGGGAACAGGAACGTTGCGATACAGCTTGATAGAGGCCTAATTGGGGTTACAGGGCCCAATGGTTCAGGGAAGAGCAACATTATAGACTCGATAATCTTTGGACTGGGGCAAAATAGCCCCAGAGCTCTCAGAGTAAACAGGCTTCCCTCATTGATCTACGATGGAGGAGAAACCAAGGCAGATTTAGTAAGAGTCACAATAACTCTGGACAACTCTGACAGGCTTATAGCCATCGACAACGACAGCGTTGTAATTACTAGAGAATTAAGGTCTACAGGGGAGAGTGCCTACTACCTGAACGGAAAGAGGGTGCAGAAGGGAACCCTTGCAGAGACTCTTGACCTTGCTATGATAAATCCTGATGGCATAAACTTCGTCCCGCAGGGTCTTGTCACTAGGCTTTCCGAATTGACTCCTGAAGAGAAAAGAGGCCTGATCGAAGAAATCGTTGGAGTTTCCCAGTTCGACGACAAGAAGGCACAGGCGATCAAGCAGCTAGATATTGCTGATGTCAATCTCAAAATCGCTCTTGCAAGGCTTGGCGAAATAAAATCTAGGGTCGATTCTCTTGAGGGAGAACGCAATGACGAGCTGAGGTTGAGGTTCCTTGAAGATGAAATCAATTGGGTCAAAGCTGTGCTAGCTTCAAAGAGGCTAGCAGAAGCCATCGCGAAGTCCAAAGCAAAGCAGAACGATGTCAAGGATTTGAAGCAGAGGCAGGTAGAACTAGAGGAGAAGCTCGAGCAGACAGGTGAAGAAGTCGCCAAAGCAGAAGATGAAAAGAACGAATTTTTTGCCACTTATGTTGAAGGCAAGGGTGGGAAACCCGTAGAAGTGCAGATAGCAGTAGCGAGGGCAACCAATGAGTTAGAGAGAACCAAGCAGGGATTAGAAGAATCTAGCAGGACTATTGTCAGGATTGAGGAAAGCCTCCCATATCTAAATCAGATGCGAACTGAAAGAACTGCGGAGATTGAAACTGCAAGAAGAAGAGTTGCAGAGCTTTCTGAAGAAATCGCTGAGCTCGACACTGTTAAGACCGCTCAACAGTCGGAAAACCTATCTCTTGAAGAGGAGAGGGGAGATTTACTTGCAGACTTGCAGGGTGAAACCGAGAAACTGGCAAAACTTGAAGAGAAAAATAGGCGCTACAATGAAGCCCTTGCCAAGGTCTCGCTAAGAATTGCAGACTTTGAAACAAAGCAAATTGGTTTGAAAGAGAAACTCAGTTCTTTAGAGACGAAGTCCAAGTTCTTGAATGATACTCTGACAAGCTTTCAAAATACTCTGCAAGAGCTCGAAAGAGTCAAGGAAGTGCAGGTTCGCGAACTTGAAAGCTTGGAAGGAACCAACAATAGTGCCCAGCAGAGAAAAGAGAGCCTCGAGCGGGAAACTGAAAAGGCCATAGAGATTCTCCAGAGGGCCAGCGAAACACTCGTCAAGTACGAATCGCAAAGGTTGGTGGCTGATAAAATCGTTGGAGAGGAAATCACTCTAGCAAAACTTCAGGAGCTCGCAAATTCTGGTGCGCTGTCAGGTTATCTGGGAAGGGTAAGCGAACTCCTAAAATGGGAAAAAACGTGGGAAAAGGCCGTTCGGGCTGCAGGGAGGAGCTGGTTCAACTCTGCTGTAGTTGAAGACTTACCATCACTAGTAAGGACGGTTGAAGCCATAAAGAGGCTAAAACTCGGGAGAATAACCATAATCCCTCTCTCCGAAGTTGTAGATGCAGAGAAGGCCTCTCCTCCAAAAGAAGGGGAAGTAATGGGCTCAGTAACCGAGTTTGTCAGGGGAAGCGGCATACCAAGAGGATTAGTGAACTTCATATTCGGCGATGCGATCCTTGTAAAGAATACAAAATCTGCATACGCCCTTGCAAAGCAGGGCTACCGCACAGTTACACCCAACGGAGATCTCTTCGAAACTGGAGGTTCCGCATTTGACACCGGCAGAATAAGTGAAGTTTCGTCAATAGCCGAATTCGTAGTAGATGACGAGTCGCAAAACGCCATGAAGGAAGCTTTGGCATCACTACAATCGTCCATATCAAAGAGGAAGCAGAACCTTGAATCATTGAAAAAGCAGACAAAAGAGCTGGACATTGAAAGAATAAAGAAAGCTGAATCACTTGGCAATCTTGCAGCCAATCTGACAAACATTAAGGGCTTCCTTTCACGATACCAGAAACTAGCATCATCTCAGCATAAGCAGATAGAGAGGGCCCAAAAATCGTTTAATGCAGTTTCGCAGAAACTGCAGAGTCATCTCAATTCAAAAAATGTCATCGAAACCAAAATTGCAGAGGTACGTTCAGTAATAGATGATAACTCCATTCAGTCGCTAAAGGACAAAATTCAGGACATTGACGATTCAAGAGTAAGACTGAACCAATCGATAGATGGCTTGCGAGTCAGAGCGCTTGATTTGCAGAACCAGCTGGCAAGGGCAAACGGCAACCTTGAAGCGAACCTTGAGCCAACTTTAAGGCGGCTGGAGGAAGAAATTAGGCAGCAACAGGAAGAATTGGAAAGAAGGAAGAACCTGATCGAGAGCCTGAACAAAGCCAAAGAAGCATTGGAAGCTGAACTTGCTCACCTGAAGGGGCAAGAAAGCGAGGCAATAGAGGCATCCAGAAGGCTAGGGCCAATACTCGACAGCTTTGAAGAGAGGCTAAGAGAGCTTAGAAGGAAAAGGGAGGCTGTAGTAAGAAGCATAGCTAATGCGGAGAAAGACATACTTGCAGCATACAAAGAGCTCGAACGTTTAACAGAAGGGGAAAGTGCTTGCAGAGGGGAGTTATCGCTGTACGGTTTCTCAGAACCATTGGAATATTTTGAAAGTTCGCAAATACTGCTTCCAAGTCTAACTAATGAATATGAGTCCTTAAGGAACAGTGTTAACCTCAAGGCCGATACTGACTATAGGCAAATCTATGTCGGCTACAGGGACGTTTCAAAGAGACGAAACCAATTGGAGAATGAAAGAAACGCGATAGTTAAGTTCATTCAAGATGTAGATACCGAGAAGAAGCAGGTCTTCATGGAGGCGTTTACCAAGATCGACAGAGAATTAAGGGGTATATTTTCTCGCATCACAGCAGGCTCCGCATGGCTAGAGCTTGAAACCCCTGACGATGTTTTCAACACGGGAGTATACCTTATGACCCAATTCCCTGGCAAGATCCCGAGGGAGAGTGGCCTTGTAAGCGGTGGCGAAAAGACCGTCTCCGCACTTTCGCTCATACTTGCAATTCAAGCAGTTAACCCAGCTCCGTTCTACATATTTGACGAAATTGACGCGCATCTTGATGCTGTAAACTCTGATAAGTTAGCGGAACTACTAAAAGAGAGGGCTGCCAATTCGCAAATCGTAATTGTCAGCCTTAAGGACTCGTTGCTATCAAGGGCAGATTTGATGTTCGGGGTCTACATGCAGTCGGGGGTATCGCAGATGGTAAGATACCAGCAGAAGATAGAGGTGGCACAGAGAACTGGCAGAGCAGAATCTTAG